The following coding sequences lie in one Calypte anna isolate BGI_N300 chromosome 7, bCalAnn1_v1.p, whole genome shotgun sequence genomic window:
- the HACD2 gene encoding very-long-chain (3R)-3-hydroxyacyl-CoA dehydratase 2, producing MAASGSGGSRADNGYGSQQPRRRKGPGALATAYLVIYNVVMTAGWLVIAVGLVRAYLAKGSYHSLYYSIEKPLKFFQTGALLEILHCAFGIVPSSVVLTAFQVMSRVFLTWAVTHSVKEVQTEDSVLLFVVAWTITEIIRYSFYTFSLLNHLPYLIKWARYTLFIVLYPMGVSGELLTIYAALPFVRQSGLYSISLPNKYNFSFDYYTFLILVMISYIPIFPQLYFHMLHQRRKVLSRTEELKKSE from the exons ATGGCGGCGTCAGGCAGCGGCGGCAGCCGGGCGGATAACGGCTACGGCAGCCAGCAGCCGCGGCGGAGGAAGGGCCCCGGGGCCCTGGCCACAGCCTACCTCGTTATCTACAACGTGGTGATGACGGCGGG atgGCTTGTAATTGCAGTTGGCCTAGTTCGAGCATACCTGGCTAAAGGTAGCTACCACAGCCTTTACTACTCAATAGAAAAGCCCCTGAAATTCTTCCAAACTGGAGCTTTGCTTGAG ATTCTGCACTGTGCATTTG GCATTGTTCCCTCTTCTGTTGTTCTGACTGCTTTCCAAGTGATGTCAAGGGTTTTCCTGACGTGGGCAGTAACACATAGTGTCAAAGAG gTACAAACTGAAGACAGTGTCCTATTGTTTGTGGTGGCCTGGACAATCACGGAGATAATCCGTTATTCTTTTTATACATTTAGCTTGTTAAACCATCTCCCCTATCTCATCAAGTGGGCCAG gtacaCTTTGTTTATAGTATTGTATCCAATGGGAGTCTCAGGCGAACTACTGACAATATATGCTGCATTGCCCTTTGTCAGGCAGTCGGGCTTGTATTCCATTAGTTTACCTAACAagtacaatttttcttttgactacTATACATTCCTGATCCTGGTTATGATCTCTTACATTCCAA tctttcctCAGCTGTATTTTCATATGCTACATCAGAGGCGAAAGGTACTTTCCCGCACCGAAGAACTCAAGAAGTCGGAGtaa
- the MYLK gene encoding myosin light chain kinase, smooth muscle isoform X2, producing the protein MAMISGMSGRKASGSSPTSPINADKAENEDAFLEEVAEEKPHVKPYFTKKMLDMEVVEGSAARFDCKIEGYPDPEVMWYKDDQPVKESRHFQIDYDEEGNCSLTISEVCGDDDAKYTCKAVNSLGEATCTAELLVETMEEKEGEDEDEEEEE; encoded by the exons ATGGCAATGATTTCTGGTATGAGTGGGAGGAAGGCCTCTGGGAGCTCGCCTACCAGCCCTATAAATGCAGACAAAGCAGAGAACGAAG ATGCTTTCCTTGAAGAAGTGGCTGAAGAAAAGCCTCACGTAAAGCcatattttactaaaaaaatgCTTGACATGGAGGTTGTGGAAGGCAGTGCTGCTAGATTTGACTGCAAAATTGAAG GCTACCCTGACCCTGAGGTGATGTGGTACAAAGATGATCAGCCTGTCAAGGAGTCCCGGCACTTCCAGATAGATTATGATGAGGAAGGGAACTGTTCTTTGACTATTTCTGAAGTGTGTGGGGACGATGATGCCAAATACACCTGCAAAGCTGTGAACAGCCTTGGGGAAGCCACGTGCACTGCAGAACTCCTCGTGGAaacaatggaagaaaaagaaggagaagatgaagatgaggaggaggaagaatga